The Oscillatoria acuminata PCC 6304 genomic interval AACGGTGGCGGGATTACTGCAAATCGAAGCATTACTCGATCGCCTGCCGAAACAACTTTCCGGGGGTCAAAAGCAACGGGTGGCCCTCGGACGCGCAATGGCGCGAAATCCCCAGGTGTTTTTAATGGATGAACCCCTGTCTAATTTAGATGCTAAATTGCGGGCGGAAACGCGCAGTCAAATTGTCAAGTTGCAGCGGCAGTTAGAGACAACTACGATTTATGTTACCCATGATCAAACCGAAGCGATGACGATGGGCGATCGCATTGCGGTGATGAATGCTGGACAAATTCAACAGATTGCTGCCCCACTGGAACTGTATCACCGACCAGCGAATCTGTTTGTCGCTGAATTTATTGGGTCACCACCCATGAACTTTATTCCGGTACAGTTTAAGGCCCCGTTATCCATTACCCATGACTCATTTCGGTTTACCTTGCCGGAATATTGGGGAACTGCGTTACAAGGGTATGATGGGCGATCGCTAATTTTAGGGATTCGTCCCGAACATCTGAGTGTGAGTCCGGCAGCGACTAAAAATATGAAGGTGAAGGTGGATTTAGTTGAGGCGTTGGGTTCGGAGACCTATATTGTGGGTACACTGCCAGATCATGACCTGCCTAAACCAATTCAGGCGCGAATTGAACCGGATTGGATGGTGCATCCGGGAGAGGAGATTTGGTTGGCGATCGCCCTAGAAAAAATTCACCTGTTTGATCAGGAAACGGGACGGGCAATTCTTGCCAGTGACCGTTAGAGGCAAATGCTAGGGGGGGTGAGGGCAGACTTTAGGCGATCGCCCCTGCCCCTAGCGCCCTAATTCACAAAGTTGTCACTTTGGCAAATAATTGTTACAATTTTTAATTAAAGCGAACAAACCTTTACGAATCGGAGTTTAATCTCATGATAGAACCACAACCGCGTAATCGATGGAATTGGGGATTTACGCCGAGTGCAGAAAACTGGAACGGTCGTTTAGCGATGATCGGGTTTATTTCTGCGGTAGTCCTTGAACTCACCACAGGTCAAGGTGTTCTGCACTTTTTAGGCATCATTTAATCCGGTTCAGATCCACGGATCTGACCGGAAATTAAAAAATAGCGGGGAGTTCCGACGGGAACCCCCTATTTTGTCATTGGTCATTTGTCATTTGTCATTTGTCATTTGTCATTTGTCATTTGGATTGTTGAATACTCAGGACAACCAAACTACAAACGACCAACAACCAATGACCAACAACCAATGACCAACAACCAATGACCAATGACCAATGACCCAATTCAGTCCAGTCCTTTAGCGGATGTACTCTTTCAGAATGCTGTTGCGATTGGGATGGCGCAATTTCCGTAACGCTTTCGCCTCTATTTGGCGAATTCGTTCTCGGGTCACATTAAAGATTTGACCAATTTCTTCTAACGTTTTCATCCGTCCATCATCTAACCCATAGCGCAGGCGCAGAACATCCCGTTCCCGAGGACTCAGGGTATCCAGAACGCTTTCGAGGTCTTCGCGCAACAGATTTTTTGAGACCTGATCTTCTGGAGTTTCCCCATCGGACTCAATAAAATCGCCCAATCGGGAATCTTCTTCCTTACCAATCGGGGTTTCTAAAGAAATCGGTAACTGAGCAGATTTAGCAATAAATCTCAACTTTTCGATGGTCATTTCCATGCGAGTTGCGATTTCTTCTTCCGTTGGTTTGCGCCCCATTTCTTGGGACAGAAGTTTGGTAGTTTTTTTAATCCGAGAGATCGTTTCATACAAATGAACCGGAAGACGAATAGTCCGGGATTGATCGGCGATCGCCCGGGTAATCGCTTGCCGAATCCACCAAGTCGCGTAGGTGGAGAATTTATAACCCTTTTCGTGATCAAACTTTTCAGCAGCCCGGATTAAACCCAGACTTCCTTCTTGAATTAAATCTTGGAACGAAAGTCCCCGATTCATGTATTTTTTAGCGATCGACACCACCAGACGTAGGTTCGACTGCACCATTTTATCTTTCGCTCGTCTGCCGCAATGAAGCCGATGGCGAAATTGACCCACGCTCATCTTCACTGCATCTGCCCACTCCGCATCATAGGGTTCGCGATGTAAGTGATCACAAAGGTGTTCGCGAATCCGCTCTAATTCAAGCAAATCGGCAATTTTGCGAGCGAGTTCAATTTCTTCATCGGCACGCAACAGTCTAATGCGACCGATTTCTTGCAAATAAAGCCGAATAGAGTCTTCCGTATAATGCTTCTTCTTAGGTTGCGCCCGCCGACGAGTCGATCGAGCCTTTGTCGCTTTGGGGTCATCGTCTTCTGAGACTGCCCCTAAAAATTCATCCTCATCAATGGATATGAGAGGTTCGTCATCAGTCTCAATTAATATTTCTAAATCATGCTGAGATTCGCCGATGGATTTGATATCGGTCTTCTCAACAGGTGCCAGTACGTTATTAGCCTGGGTCATGCCGCGTTCCTCATGCTCTATCACGAAACAATCAACTAACAAATTTGTGTGATTGGGGGATGTGCTAACACCCTAACCCATCACTGAGTTTTATGAACCTTAGACCTGTCAAAAGCGGATCATTAAGCAACTGCCTTGGACTCCAAATCAAGAGACGATTGGCTCCGGCGAGAGATCGCCCGTCGGTGATGATAGTCACCACGCGCCCCATTTTTTCTCTTCATGAGATCAACGGATCCGATGGCTAGTCACGAAACGCCTCACTCAACTGCTGCTGATCAGGAAAGGGGGTTCGATACATCACTTACTAAACACACCTTCAGGGCTATTTAGAAGTGGAAATCAATCAAGATTTTCTGCGGTCCCGATAAGACCTTCCCGATTGTAGCCTTTTTCACAAAAATTGCACCTTGGTTTTCATTGTCGTTTGTTTCTGGGGTTCTCATGCCCCGAAATCAGGGGTATCCCGATCTCGCTGTGGGTTGACATGATAACCTTGATCTAGGCACTTTAACAAGGTTCGTCTTGTTTTAGAAGGCATCATGACTGAATCCCTATTTTATGCTTGGTGAACTCTTGCCATCCACTCAGACGGTTGTACTCATCTTCATTCCCGGGAGGTTTTCCCTGATGACTTCCAAATAATCTAAAAACTGTCACTGCACCCATTTTTACTTGATTTCCTTAAATTTACTCACATCCAAAGACTTGGCCGTTACTCCCTCAGGCGGTCCTTCAGCATTGATGAGTGATCAGATTGGGTCAGACCCGGTTTCTCCATCACCCCCTAGTTGCTTGAAATTGTAGCAAACTGTTCAGTCATTGGCGACTATTTTGAATGAAACGATTCACAAAATCCATCTTTCCATCAAAGAAAGGATGGAACCGATGACCCAGAAGCGATCTCCCCTCAAATTATCAGGACTGGGATGGAATGTTTTGCTTAAGCTAGATCCCCTCCCTAAACCCAATTAATTGGGCATAGTTTTGGGATTTTGCTTCACCCTTGCCGGTCATGATTCTTGAGAAGAAGTTGGACCCCTCCTGTTGCAATTAGATGGGAATTCATTTCCTGCCGAAATGACACGAGCAGTTGTGGGAGTACCCCCGACTAGAGCTCAGACTGACCGAATCTGAATACACTGCGTTTTCCCCCGTTGGGGAGTTGTGTTTACAGTGCCTCATTTCATGAGTTTTTCGGTGCAACCCCTGGGTTGCCCCAAGGTAGGACAATTATAATAGAGCTGCCCGATTTTTTTCTGCCGACCCAGATGGAAACCCAGGGAAGGTCAGTGACGCTTCTCTATCTTACAGGAGGTTGAAATTGCGATGAATTGCGTTTTCAACTCCAATCGCTCCACCATACTGACCCCCCGCAAGAGGTTGTTATGGGTTGTCGTTCCATAATGACCCGGTTCAATGACGGTACTTTACTGAGTTATTCTAATCAATCAACCCGAAAGTTGACAGGTCCAGATGAATCTTAAATTAAGATTCCCCCATTTGCGAACGGATCGACATCTGTGTTTTTTTTTGTTGAGATCACGATGGCTGTTATTTTCATTCTCATTCTGACACATCTGGCTCTCTTGGCTTTGATACGGAAGGGGTTTTTTGAACTTCCACAGAATAGATCGAACTTTCAATCCTTTTTTTGTGGCGCTGATGATGCTGACGATCGCGATCGTCTCTTGACTTCAATGCAGATCCACCTGTTCCCTGGGACGTTGAGTTAGGTAAACGAACTGATTTCCCCAAAATCAAGGTCGGGTGCTCACCCTTTTGTTAAATTTTGTGAAACTTATCGATTCCTCAAAGTTGACCCGGGGTAAAGAGGGCTGCAAGTCTGCCACAGGCGATCAATTGTAACGAAATGATAACCGGCTCGCAATAACTCGGGAATTAATTCCTCTGCGATCGCCGCGATGTCCTCCCCACCATGCCATCCATCGTGCAAGACGATATGGGACCCGTTCTGAACCTGCCTCAGAACGCGGTCCACCACCACCGATACCCCGGGTCTCCACCAGTCTTCTACCACCACACTCCACATCACTGGACGGTAGTTCCACTGCTCCAAATGGCGCAAGATCCCTGGCGTAAACAACCCGTTTGGGGGTCGCACGTCTCGGATTTGGGTTTTGACCTGTTCTAGATCCAATTCACAGGCTTGCGCGATCGCCCCTTGGTTTTTCTCTAAACTCTCCCGCAGTTGAGTCGGACTCAGGCGCGGAAAGGACCGATGTTCATATCCATGCAACCCGATCCAATGTCCCCGTTCATACAAGGCTTTGGCAACCGAGGGCGATCGCTCCACACAAACCCCCAGCAAAAAAAAGCTGGCAACGATCCCGTAACGGTCTAATACCTTAAGCAACTCTGGGGTGTATTCCCCATGAGGTCCATCATCAAAGGTCAAGGCGATCGCCGGTTCAGTATTCGTTCCTGACCACAGACATTTGGGAAAGCTCGGTTGGAGAATTCGATAGAACAACGGATATAATGGCGCAAATCTCATGAGCAATTCTGGATGATTCTTTATCAAATTTAACCTTTAAGGCGATTTTTATCCCCGTTGAGTCAAAAACAATTTCCGCTCACAAATAGCCCCATCTCAGCCACAGAAAACCCGATCCGTAAAATCCGCTCTCTTACCCTATAATGATAAAAAAAAATTAATGATTTTGTAAAGAAACTGTCAAGATATTTTAAAGTTTCTCATCCCTCACCCCTCAACTCCCCAACCCAAATCGAGGGGTCCCCGGTTAAAAAGTGACTATTTCTGGTATTCCTTCACCTTTGACCGTGAACAAGAAGCCCTAAAAAATTAGGGATTAAGTTTGGTAAAAATACCTAAACTTAATCCCTCAGCAAACCCCTAGCCGGGAGCATCTCAATTTGGTCTCAAAGGGGAATTTATACCTCTTGCTCCCCCTTCCCTCGTAGGGAAGGGGGCTGGGGGGTTAGGTCTCTTTGCCAAATTGAGATGCTCCCCCCTAGCTCAACCGCTCAACCCTAGTCAAGAAATCTCTTGTAAAAAATCCCCAGGGTTCAATCCGGAGGACAGTCCCCCGACAAAACCCACCTCCTGGCGATCGCGGAGTTGACAGTCCACAGACATCCCTAATAATGGAACCTGAGCATCCGTCGCCACATTTACCCCATTCACCGATGCCCGTGGACGTCGATTGCGCTGCTTTTGAGCATATTCCACCTGCTTAGTTTGGGCGATCGCATAAGCCGGGGTATCCCGAGGAACCTGTTTGAGAATCTCGATCGCCCCAGGAAAATCCTGCTTTCGCGCCCTTTGATAGGCTTCCTGCAAGAGGGAATTCCCCTTAATCCGCTGCTTTTGGCGATATTCTCTAATCTTCTCTTGGACCTTAGAATAAGTCGGCGTACCCGAGGGAATCTTTTCCAGCAACTGAATCGCCTTAGCAAAATCTTTGGCGATCGCCGCTTGGTATGCTTGAGTTAATAACTGATGCGCTTCAGCTTCTAGGCGGATCTGATAATTTTCTTCATACTCGGGAATTTTAGAAACCGCTTCCTCATAAGCCGGAGTCCCCGGGGGAATCTGCTTGAGTAATTCTAAGGCCCCTTTAAAATCTCTTTCTCTCCCCTTGGCGTAGGCCGTTTCCAACCATTCCGGCGTTTGCGGTGCAACTTGAGCGGTTGCTTCCTCCACCCAAGGAACAATTTTATCTTGCCAATAGGCAATTTCAGGAATTGGGGCTGCCCCTTGGATCACTTCGACCCACTGCTGTTCCTGATAGGCTTTTTCCACTAAGGGGAATTGACTCTGAGCTTTTTCCCAGTCTACCCGCCAACGGTCAAGGTTCGTGCGA includes:
- the rpoD gene encoding RNA polymerase sigma factor RpoD; its protein translation is MTQANNVLAPVEKTDIKSIGESQHDLEILIETDDEPLISIDEDEFLGAVSEDDDPKATKARSTRRRAQPKKKHYTEDSIRLYLQEIGRIRLLRADEEIELARKIADLLELERIREHLCDHLHREPYDAEWADAVKMSVGQFRHRLHCGRRAKDKMVQSNLRLVVSIAKKYMNRGLSFQDLIQEGSLGLIRAAEKFDHEKGYKFSTYATWWIRQAITRAIADQSRTIRLPVHLYETISRIKKTTKLLSQEMGRKPTEEEIATRMEMTIEKLRFIAKSAQLPISLETPIGKEEDSRLGDFIESDGETPEDQVSKNLLREDLESVLDTLSPRERDVLRLRYGLDDGRMKTLEEIGQIFNVTRERIRQIEAKALRKLRHPNRNSILKEYIR
- a CDS encoding ABC transporter ATP-binding protein; the protein is MARVVIENVYKSYGDRREKSTPVPPDGILGTDDTSTPGLKPAQILRRINLTVEDGEFMVLVGPSGCGKSTLLRLIAGLEELTAGNIWVGDRLLNDLPPKDRDIAMVFQNYALYPHLKVYDNIAFGLRRTLVMNEATSEGTEVRDDATSVPNWAEDALVSMTRNLPKYLRYLSPKEREVDQRVRTVAGLLQIEALLDRLPKQLSGGQKQRVALGRAMARNPQVFLMDEPLSNLDAKLRAETRSQIVKLQRQLETTTIYVTHDQTEAMTMGDRIAVMNAGQIQQIAAPLELYHRPANLFVAEFIGSPPMNFIPVQFKAPLSITHDSFRFTLPEYWGTALQGYDGRSLILGIRPEHLSVSPAATKNMKVKVDLVEALGSETYIVGTLPDHDLPKPIQARIEPDWMVHPGEEIWLAIALEKIHLFDQETGRAILASDR
- a CDS encoding polysaccharide deacetylase family protein codes for the protein MRFAPLYPLFYRILQPSFPKCLWSGTNTEPAIALTFDDGPHGEYTPELLKVLDRYGIVASFFLLGVCVERSPSVAKALYERGHWIGLHGYEHRSFPRLSPTQLRESLEKNQGAIAQACELDLEQVKTQIRDVRPPNGLFTPGILRHLEQWNYRPVMWSVVVEDWWRPGVSVVVDRVLRQVQNGSHIVLHDGWHGGEDIAAIAEELIPELLRAGYHFVTIDRLWQTCSPLYPGSTLRNR